One part of the Segnochrobactrum spirostomi genome encodes these proteins:
- a CDS encoding ABC transporter ATP-binding protein, whose protein sequence is MPVPPDALSAVRFEDVTRHFAAVKAVDGVSFEIANGEFFSMLGPSGSGKTTCLRLIAGFEQPTGGRILLEGRDVTGVPPYDRDINTVFQDYALFPHMRIWENVAYGLMVRGVPKAERRRQAGEMLEMVRLSGLGERRPSELSGGQRQRVALARALVNRPAVLLLDEPLGALDLKLREAMQEELKALQRQVGITFIYVTHDQGEALSMSDRVAVFNQGRIEQIGTPAEIYDRPRTAFVAGFVGASNMIDETLAARLVGSARPFALRPERIRMISLAPDADHDHAAGIVATVSFLGAATRYRVALEGGGHIEVSVPYGGGASAKVGDAVVVAWPTAARLYLDGAEVG, encoded by the coding sequence ATGCCCGTTCCGCCCGATGCCCTCTCCGCCGTCCGCTTCGAGGACGTCACCCGCCACTTCGCGGCGGTGAAGGCGGTCGACGGCGTCTCCTTCGAGATCGCGAACGGCGAGTTCTTCTCCATGCTCGGCCCCTCGGGCTCGGGCAAGACGACGTGCCTGCGCCTCATCGCCGGCTTCGAGCAGCCGACCGGCGGGCGCATTCTGCTCGAGGGCCGCGACGTCACCGGCGTGCCGCCCTACGACCGCGACATCAACACCGTGTTCCAGGATTATGCGCTGTTCCCGCACATGCGCATCTGGGAGAACGTCGCCTACGGCCTGATGGTGCGCGGGGTGCCGAAGGCCGAGCGGCGGCGCCAGGCCGGCGAGATGCTCGAGATGGTGCGCCTGAGCGGTCTCGGCGAGCGGCGCCCGAGCGAACTCTCCGGTGGCCAGCGCCAGCGTGTGGCGCTCGCCCGCGCCCTCGTCAACCGCCCGGCCGTCCTCCTCCTCGACGAACCCCTCGGCGCGCTCGATCTCAAGCTGCGCGAGGCGATGCAGGAGGAGTTGAAGGCGCTCCAGCGCCAGGTCGGCATCACCTTCATCTACGTCACCCACGACCAGGGCGAGGCGCTCTCGATGAGCGACCGCGTCGCCGTGTTCAACCAGGGCCGCATCGAGCAGATCGGCACGCCGGCCGAGATCTACGACCGCCCGCGCACCGCCTTCGTCGCCGGCTTCGTCGGCGCCTCGAACATGATCGACGAGACGCTCGCCGCGCGTCTGGTCGGCTCCGCCCGCCCCTTCGCGCTGCGCCCCGAGCGCATCCGCATGATCTCGCTCGCGCCCGACGCCGATCACGACCATGCCGCCGGGATCGTCGCCACGGTGAGCTTCCTCGGCGCGGCGACGCGCTACCGCGTCGCGCTCGAGGGCGGCGGCCACATCGAGGTCAGCGTGCCCTATGGCGGCGGCGCTTCGGCCAAGGTGGGCGATGCCGTCGTGGTCGCCTGGCCGACCGCCGCACGGCTCTATCTCGACGGCGCGGAGGTCGGCTGA
- a CDS encoding ABC transporter substrate-binding protein has product MTDRVEIRTALRAIPAVAGRIAALAAVAVLAAQPVLAAGPIQSIGPGEGEVAIIGWPGYVERGATDKAYDWVTDFEKETGCKVTFKPAGTSDEMVALMNQGGFDLVTASGDASLRLIYGGRVQELNPSLIPSWNTVDERLRNAPWHTVDGKHYGVPYQWGPNVLAYNTDVFKGEAPKSWSVVFEEQTLPDGKTNKGRVQAYDGPIYIADAALYLSKHKPELGIKDPYQLDEKQYAAAIDLLKAQRKLVSRYWHDANVQVDDFTNEGTAASSSWPFQVNLLIANKRPIASTIPEEGATGWADTTMMHVDAPHPNCAYKWLEHSISKKLQGDLAAWFGSVPVVLAACDGNPLLGAEGCKANGVDNLGKLHFWTTPRAQCADHPDTGCVPYSKWVSDYLAVQSGN; this is encoded by the coding sequence ATGACAGACCGCGTGGAAATCCGTACTGCGTTGCGTGCGATCCCGGCCGTGGCCGGCCGCATCGCCGCGCTCGCCGCCGTTGCCGTTCTCGCCGCCCAACCCGTGCTCGCCGCCGGCCCGATCCAGTCGATCGGCCCCGGAGAAGGCGAAGTCGCGATCATCGGCTGGCCGGGCTACGTCGAGCGCGGCGCGACCGACAAGGCCTACGACTGGGTCACCGATTTTGAGAAGGAGACCGGCTGCAAGGTCACCTTCAAGCCGGCCGGCACCTCCGACGAGATGGTCGCGCTGATGAATCAGGGCGGCTTCGACCTCGTCACCGCCTCCGGCGACGCCAGCCTGCGCCTGATCTACGGCGGCCGCGTCCAGGAGCTCAATCCGAGCCTGATCCCGAGTTGGAACACCGTCGACGAGCGGCTGCGCAATGCGCCCTGGCACACGGTCGACGGCAAGCATTACGGCGTGCCCTATCAGTGGGGCCCCAACGTGCTCGCCTACAACACGGACGTCTTCAAGGGCGAGGCGCCGAAGTCCTGGTCGGTGGTGTTCGAGGAGCAGACGCTGCCCGACGGCAAGACCAACAAGGGCCGCGTCCAGGCCTATGACGGCCCGATCTACATCGCCGACGCCGCGCTCTATCTTTCCAAGCACAAGCCCGAACTCGGCATCAAGGACCCGTACCAGCTCGACGAGAAGCAGTACGCGGCCGCGATCGACCTCCTCAAGGCCCAGCGCAAGCTCGTCTCGCGCTATTGGCACGACGCCAACGTCCAGGTCGACGACTTCACCAACGAGGGCACCGCGGCCTCGTCGTCGTGGCCGTTCCAGGTCAACCTGCTGATCGCCAACAAGCGCCCGATCGCCTCCACGATCCCCGAGGAAGGCGCCACCGGCTGGGCCGACACGACGATGATGCACGTCGACGCGCCGCACCCGAACTGCGCCTACAAGTGGCTCGAGCACTCGATCTCGAAGAAGCTCCAGGGCGATCTCGCCGCCTGGTTCGGCTCGGTGCCGGTCGTTCTCGCCGCCTGCGACGGCAACCCGCTGCTCGGCGCCGAGGGCTGCAAGGCGAACGGCGTCGACAATCTCGGCAAGCTGCACTTCTGGACCACGCCGCGCGCCCAGTGCGCCGACCACCCGGACACCGGCTGCGTGCCCTATTCGAAGTGGGTGAGCGACTACCTCGCCGTCCAGAGCGGCAACTGA
- a CDS encoding ABC transporter permease encodes MSAAARAPSLPADTALRRLSTLLYRKSWLFLTLLLVPPVLWLGIVYLGSLIALLAQSIFAIDDFTGMVVYKPTFATYAQLFTPANLGIILRTVTMAAVVTVICAGLAFPIAYYAARYARGRAKAAFYILVMLPLWSSYLVRVYAWKLLLAREGVVTWLAGELHLGWLLDAVLALPVVGGPSLSTAYLGTAIVFTYVWLPYMILPVQAALERVPRSLIEASADLGGRPSRTFRSVILPLAFPGIVAGSIFTFSLTLGDYIIPGIVGSSRPFIGQVVLQQQGTAGNIPLAAAFAVVPIVIMGIYLTIAKRLGAFDAL; translated from the coding sequence ATGAGCGCCGCCGCCCGCGCGCCCTCGCTGCCCGCCGACACCGCCCTGCGGCGGCTGTCGACGCTGCTCTATCGCAAGAGCTGGCTGTTCCTCACGCTGCTGCTGGTGCCGCCGGTGCTCTGGCTCGGCATCGTCTATCTCGGCTCGCTCATCGCGCTGCTCGCCCAGAGCATCTTCGCGATCGACGATTTCACGGGGATGGTCGTCTACAAGCCGACCTTCGCGACCTACGCCCAGCTCTTCACGCCCGCCAATCTCGGCATCATCCTGCGCACGGTGACGATGGCCGCGGTCGTCACCGTGATCTGCGCCGGGCTCGCCTTCCCGATCGCCTATTATGCCGCGCGCTATGCGCGGGGGCGGGCCAAGGCCGCCTTCTACATCCTCGTCATGCTGCCGCTGTGGTCGAGCTACCTCGTCCGCGTCTACGCCTGGAAGCTCCTGCTCGCCCGCGAAGGCGTGGTGACCTGGCTCGCCGGCGAGCTGCATCTCGGCTGGCTGCTCGACGCCGTGCTCGCCTTGCCGGTGGTCGGCGGGCCCTCGCTGTCGACGGCCTATCTCGGCACCGCGATCGTCTTCACCTATGTCTGGCTGCCCTACATGATCCTGCCGGTGCAGGCGGCGCTCGAACGGGTGCCCCGATCGCTCATCGAGGCCTCGGCCGATCTCGGCGGCCGCCCGTCGCGCACCTTCCGCTCGGTGATCCTGCCGCTCGCCTTCCCGGGCATCGTCGCGGGCTCGATCTTCACCTTCTCGCTGACGCTCGGCGACTACATCATCCCGGGCATCGTCGGCTCGTCGCGCCCCTTCATCGGCCAGGTCGTGCTGCAGCAGCAGGGCACCGCCGGCAACATTCCGCTCGCCGCCGCCTTCGCGGTGGTGCCGATCGTCATCATGGGGATCTATCTCACGATCGCCAAACGGCTCGGAGCGTTCGATGCCCTCTGA
- a CDS encoding ABC transporter permease has product MPSEQPPKKAAGGRAEAGERASLTLKAAAFGGLLFLHLPLLFIILYAFTTEDRSFAFPPPGLTLKWFSTAWFDRPDIWPAFGLSLRVAAVSTLIALVLGTLASAAVWRHRFFGRETLSLLVILPIALPGIITGIALRSAYALADIPFSFWTIVIGHATFCIVVVYNNALARFRRSAPSLIEASMDLGADGFQTFRHVVLPNVATALLAGGMLAFALSFDEVIVTTFTAGQQTTLPIWMLGELVRPRQRPVTNVVAVFVMAVTFVPILAAYYLTRDTHDFSGGGK; this is encoded by the coding sequence ATGCCCTCTGAGCAGCCCCCGAAGAAAGCGGCCGGCGGCCGGGCCGAGGCGGGCGAGCGGGCCTCGCTGACCCTCAAGGCGGCGGCGTTCGGCGGCCTTCTGTTCCTGCACCTGCCGCTGCTCTTCATCATCCTCTACGCCTTCACGACCGAGGACCGCTCGTTCGCCTTCCCGCCGCCGGGGCTGACGCTCAAGTGGTTTTCGACCGCGTGGTTCGACCGGCCCGACATCTGGCCGGCGTTCGGCCTGTCGCTCAGGGTCGCCGCGGTCTCGACCCTGATCGCCCTGGTGCTCGGCACCTTGGCCTCGGCCGCGGTGTGGCGGCACCGCTTCTTCGGCCGCGAGACGCTGTCGCTCCTCGTCATCCTGCCGATCGCGCTGCCGGGCATCATCACCGGCATCGCGCTGCGCTCGGCCTATGCGCTGGCCGACATCCCGTTCAGCTTTTGGACCATCGTGATCGGCCACGCGACGTTCTGCATCGTCGTCGTCTACAACAACGCCCTCGCCCGCTTCCGCCGCTCGGCCCCCTCGCTGATCGAGGCCTCGATGGATCTCGGCGCCGACGGCTTCCAGACCTTCCGTCACGTCGTGCTGCCGAACGTCGCGACCGCGCTCCTCGCCGGCGGCATGCTCGCCTTCGCTTTGTCGTTCGACGAGGTGATCGTGACGACCTTCACCGCCGGCCAGCAGACCACCCTGCCGATCTGGATGCTCGGCGAGTTGGTGCGGCCGCGCCAGCGCCCGGTCACCAACGTCGTCGCGGTGTTCGTGATGGCGGTGACCTTCGTGCCGATCCTCGCCGCCTATTACCTGACCCGCGACACCCACGACTTCTCGGGCGGCGGCAAGTAA
- a CDS encoding LysR family transcriptional regulator: MNITLRQVAYFIAVAEAGSVSGGAAAVGISQSAITDALKALEEQTGTRLFERHARGMVLTYPGHQFLRHARTIIAAVTDAQTALKTRPEAVQGSLTLGVTSLVSGYFLADLLARFRRNFPNVSVRVAEEERTYVEHLIGNGELAVALMLVSNIADRSAIESEILLRSESRVWLPPGHPFLARESVTLAEIAPEPLIALAIDEIDEAATAMWRGAGLRPNRVLRTASVEAVRSLVATGAGIAVLPDMAYRPWSLEGDRIEALAIADRPPTLDVGLVWRRGSRLSTPAETFIQLARTYQPARGRLG, translated from the coding sequence ATGAACATCACGCTGCGTCAGGTCGCCTATTTCATCGCGGTCGCCGAGGCGGGCTCCGTGTCCGGCGGGGCCGCGGCGGTCGGCATTTCCCAATCGGCCATCACCGACGCCCTCAAGGCGCTCGAAGAGCAGACGGGCACCCGCCTGTTCGAGCGCCACGCCCGCGGCATGGTGCTGACCTATCCGGGCCACCAATTCCTGCGCCACGCCCGCACCATCATCGCCGCCGTCACCGACGCGCAGACCGCGCTGAAGACGCGGCCCGAGGCCGTGCAGGGCAGTCTCACCCTCGGCGTGACGAGCCTCGTCTCGGGCTATTTCCTCGCCGACCTCCTCGCCCGCTTCCGGCGCAATTTCCCCAACGTCTCGGTGCGTGTCGCCGAGGAGGAGCGGACCTATGTCGAGCACCTGATCGGCAACGGCGAGCTCGCCGTCGCCCTGATGCTCGTCTCCAACATCGCCGACCGCTCGGCGATCGAGAGCGAGATCCTGCTGCGTTCCGAAAGCCGGGTCTGGCTGCCGCCCGGCCATCCCTTCCTCGCCCGCGAGAGCGTCACCCTCGCCGAGATCGCCCCCGAGCCGCTGATCGCGCTCGCCATCGACGAGATCGACGAGGCGGCCACCGCGATGTGGCGCGGCGCCGGGCTGCGGCCGAACCGGGTGCTGCGCACCGCCTCGGTGGAGGCCGTCCGCAGCCTCGTGGCGACGGGGGCCGGCATCGCGGTGCTTCCCGACATGGCCTATCGCCCGTGGTCGCTCGAAGGCGACCGCATCGAGGCGCTGGCGATCGCCGACCGCCCGCCGACCCTCGATGTCGGGCTCGTCTGGCGGCGCGGTTCGCGGCTCAGCACGCCGGCCGAGACCTTCATCCAACTCGCCCGCACCTATCAGCCGGCGCGCGGGCGGCTGGGCTAG